The genomic window TTGCAGTGGAGTAAAGGCGGCGCTGCGCCAGGAACGCCTGGGCTTAATCGACAACTGGCTGCGCCACGTTCAGGATATACGTCAGAAGCACGAGGCACGGCTGGCCGGTTTGTCGGATGATGCGGTCCGTTGCGACCGTCTGTGCGAGTTAAACGTCGTTGAGCAAGTCACCAATGTCTGCCAAACCACCATAGTGCGGGATGCATGGGCGCGTGGGCAGGAGTTGGAGGTGCACGGTTGGATTTACGGGCTGCACGACGGGATTTTGCGCGACTTGAACGTAACGACGGCCAACCTGCATGAAACCGCCCCGACCTACCGTGCGGCGATAGCCGCTTTGTCTTGATTCAAGGAGGTCATATGCGGATGACCAGACCGACTTTCGGCGCATTCAACCAAGGTGAGATCCCCAAAATCGCGTGCTTCAACAAGGCCACGATTGCGCTCGGCGTCAGCTTCGATGCCTTAATTGCGGCCATGCAGGTGTTCGTGGATAAACATGTGGTGCCGGTATGGGGCACGCCAGCAAAGCTCATCAAGTCCAAAGGATTCGTGAAAGGCGCGTGGGCCATGGTTTTCCTCGACAATGCCGATCAGCCTGGCGCGCTTGCTTATCACGACCTCACACCTGACGGGCTACCCGAGGCCAAAGTGTTTGTCAAGACCACCCTGCAAAATAACGACCTGGTCAGCGTTTCGGCATCTCATGAATTGGTAGAAATGCTGGTGGATCCAGCCATCAACCTGATGACGACGGGTCCTGATCCCAAGACGATCTACGCATATGAAAGCGCGGATCCGGTCGAGGCGCTAAGTTTCCCGGTCGGCGGAATTCCGATGACTGACTTTGTATATCCCGCCTATTTCGAAGCTTTCCATAAGCCGGGCTCAGTGCAGTTCGACCGTCTCAAGAAAGTTACGAAGCCGTTTCAGATTCTTTCCGGGGGATATCAAATTATCTTCAAGAATGGCAGGTGGACCCAGATTTTCGGCTCTGCGTCGAAAAAGAAACGCTTTGCGCGGGAGGACCGTCGCGGCCACCGCAGCGAGATGCGCAAAGCGCAGAGATTAGTCTGCGCGTCAACAAAGGAAATCGAGCGGGCACAACGTAATAACTGAAGGGCATCCGCCAAGCGATAGTCTACCGATCGAACGCCTATTGTTTGGGAATTGCTTCTAGCCGAACCCCGGAAAGCAAAACCTTCTACATGAGAGCCTCCGAAAAAAGCCTGTCTTCCGCGCGAATCATCGACCTTGGATTGGGTTTCTGGCCTGCGAAGATATTATTGTCCGCAGTGGAACTCGGGCTTTTCACCACGTTGAACAACAAGTCGTTAACCGGAGAAAAACTGCGGGATATCCTTGGCCTACACCCAAGAGCAGTTCCGGATTTTTTCGACGCGTTGGTGGCGCTCCACCTTCTGGATCGCGACGGCGAGGGTCCGCAAGCATTGTACCGAAATACCGAAGAGTCTCGGCTCTTTCTCGTCCGCAACAGCCCCGAATACATGGGTGGTATTCTCGAAATGGCCAACGAGCGCCTTTACCGGTTTTGGGGCGATCTCACAGAAGCGCTCAAGACCGGCAAGCCCCAGAATGAAATCAAACATACGGGCGAGTCCATGTTCCGCAGGCTTTACAGCGATCCCAAACGACTGGAACATTTCATAAACGCAATGAGTAGCATTTCCACTCCCAATTTTCGCGCCCTGTCGGAGAAATTCGATTTCGCCCGGTACAATATACTTTGCGATATCGGCGGCGCTGCGGGCAAGCTGTCCATTATTGTTGCAAGGCGGCACCCGCATCTGCGTTGCATTACGGTGGATCTTCCCGTGGTGACGCCGATCGCCAAGCGCGAAATTGCCGCGGCGGGACTTTCGAGTCGGGTTTCAGCAGAGTCCATCGATATTTTTTCTGAACCGCTGCCGGCCGCGGACGTGATTACGATGGGGTTGATTCTGCACGATTGGAACCTGGAAAAGAAGATGCAGCTTATCCGGGCCGCATTCAACGCGCTGCCGCCGAGGGGCGCTTTAGTGGTGATTGAAAACCTCATCGACGATGCTAGACGCGAGAATGCGTTTGGCCTCATGATGTCGCTCAATATGCTGATTGAATTCGGGGACGCGTTTGACTATAGTGCAGCCGATTTTTTCGGATGGTGCCGCAGCGTCGGTTTCCGCGAGATGGAGGTTATCCCTCTGGCGGGCCCAGCAAGCGCAGGCATCGCCCACAAATAGCGCGGATTGTTAGCAATCAGGTGCCTTGCATTTCGGAAAATACTATAATCCTTTTGCAGGGGTGAAAATCCATGATCAAAAACTGCACAGTTTGGCGTCTGCCGCTGTTTGTCGGTTCAGGGCCGTCCCCAGGAGCTAGCGTGCCGGCTAAGCTCGGTTTGGGGTGCGATCCCAATCCGGTTGGTCCAGGATTGTTGGCTGATTTGACTTGCGGGCTTGCTTTAATCTGTCTGGCGACCTGGATTAAGCGGGTGTGGGGCTTCCGGCAAAATCCGTCTTGAGGCGAGTTGGCCAAAACGAGCGAACCATGCTATTGCACGTTTCACAAATTCAAGCCGAGATGAAAAGTAGCGCCATGGAAATGCTCTCGGCTCTGGAAAAGGAGCCGAGGTCTTTTTGGGTCATAGTCGGATCTGCGCTTCTCTGTAGCATAGGCATTGCCGACTTTTTGACGGGAATTGAGATTTCCTTCTCCCTCTTTTATCTGATTCCGATTGCGCTGATTACCTGGTTTACAACGGCACGCCTCGGAATAATGTTCGCCTTCGCCGGTGCCATCGTATGGTTAATCGCGGATTTGGCCGCGGGCTCGCTGCACGCAGCCCCATTTGTTTATATTTGGAACAGCGCGATACGCTTGGGCTTCTTCGCACTCACGGTTGGTTCGTTGGACTTGATAAAAACTCTGGAACGTGAAAAGAACATTGCCCGCATTGACTACGTAACGGGCCTGCTGAATACGCGCTACTTTCACGATTTGGCGCAAAGGGAAATCAACCGCTCGTCGCGATCCCGAAATCCCTTTACCACGGCCTATATTGACCTCGACAATTTCAAAGCCGTCAATGATTCGCTCGGACATGCGGCCGGCGACAAGGTTCTTTGTTCGGTGGCGGATTGCATGCAACGACATTTGCGCAAAACGGATATCGTCGCTCGAATCGGCGGCGACGAGTTTGCCATTTTCTTACCCGAGATCGGATCGACTTTAGCTAAGCCGGTCATTTCAAAAATGCACAACAAGCTTCTGGAAGAGATGCAAAAGAACAATTGGCCCGTGACATTTAGCATCGGCGTACTGACGTTCACCGAGACGCCGTCCTCGGTAAAGGAAGCGCTTCATATGGTGGACCAAATGATGTACTCGGTGAAAAATAAGGGCAAGAACAATATCACCTTTGCTACTCACCCGACGCAGCGCCTATCTATTGCCAAAGAACTCGGACGTTATGAAGCTTGACGGTGATTGATTTCCAGGCATGTCTGCGAAACATGGACGAGCGCAAAATCCAATCGGACTGGTCAAAGAGGGGCTACAGCTTCGGCGTCTGGATCGATCCACCCGGGCAAGTATGGGAAGGATACGTACACGATTCTGACGAGCTGTTGCTTCTCGTGGAGGGCCAAATCGAGCTTGCTTTTCTCGGTGAATCCTTTAGCCCCAAAATTGGGGAGGAAGTTTTGATTCCTGCCGGAGTGAGCCACACCGTTCGCAATATCGGTAACTCGGCCAACTGCTGGTATTACGGCTACAAGAATAGATAAAAAACACTCAGCGATCCGGCAAGTATTTAAAGAGCCAGATTGCCTTAAAGCGGGAGTTGGTTCCTCCAGCACTGCAAAGGGCTCATGTACAGGAAACCTTCTCCTCTGCAGCTGTTCTTCCCCTTGCAGTCGTTTTTCGCAGTCTTGCACTCGCTTAAGCCTTTGCAGCCATTCACGCCCATGCACTTCACCTGCCCGGTTTGGTTAAAGTGGGGATCCGCGGTTGAACAACCTGCGACAAATAGAGCCGCAGCTGCAACAGCCAAAGCGGTACTCGAAAGTCTCGTTGCTAGATTCATGGCGAAGCGCCTTCGAGATAGCGGTTGATCGCGAGCGTGCGCTTCTTTAGACTTTTAAAGCGAACTGATGCAACCGTCATGTCAGTCGGCAAAAAATGCAGATTTGGTTCACCCAATCATAGCCTTAGCGGATTTCATCGACTTTGATATAGATTCTATTTTGGATACTGTTGCGCTCTGAATCGCGCGATGCCAGTCCCGAGTTTTGCAGCGTTTGGCTTTCTGCGATTCCGCCCAGTCCCATCCATTCACCCAATCTCCCGGATATCACACTGGCGATTCTCTGGGCAATCACGGTTCCATCCGGTCCGACGCGTTCGCGTTGCGGGCTGACTTCCAGTGTCACCAGTTCGCCGGAAACACGCGGCCTCACATAGAAGCCGGTTGCGGCTTCGCGAAATTGCGAACTTTTTATGACCTGTGCTCCTTGCGGCGTTTGGACGACCGTTTCTACCGGCATAGGTACCGATTGCCCGACTTGAATATAGGCTTCACGGCCTTCCAACACTTGTAATTGCTGTACGTTAGTTTCGTCACTGTGGGATACGCTGCCTTGAACTTCGGCGCGCAGGCTATTTCCGCTTTGCTGTCGCTCGACGATCAGTCCACGGCTCGAGCGCGTGGCAGGCGGTACGACCACGCGAGCATTGCCGCTTGCCGCAGTACCGGACAATTGCGCTGAACCCTGTGTAGCCGACAAGCCATTATCCTGCTTCACTGTGACCAGCAGCCGGCGCGGGATAGTATCAATAGCTGCGAGCATTTGCTTGACTTCAGCGAGATTGGCGCGAGTGGTGCGTATTATGAGCTGATTCTGCAGACCGGTAACCGTGCCGCCTGCTCGGTTGACAAACGGCTGCACGACGGGCAACACATCCTGGGCAGTGCGGTGCTTGAGTGTAATGACTTCAAGCTCAAGCTGTTCCGCCCAAACTGAAAGCGGCGGGCACAAGATCAAAGCCGTAAAAAATCCCGTCAACAATTTACCCCTGATGCGCCTCGTGACCGCCTCAATGTTTGTGTTGTGCTTTTTGCAGCCAATGGGTTTCATATTCGCTGATCTTTTTGTTGATTTCCGGAATTGCGGCTAACGCGGCTTTCTCACCTTCAATTATAGCGGCCTGTTTCTGGTCGAAGTCCGTTGCGCCGATATTTGCGACATTGGGCCGAATCACCACGTCTGCCTCAGCGAGTTCATAGGCACTCATGGAGCGGCTCATGATGCTGAATGTTTGCAGCAGGATATCAATGGTATCGTCGACTTTGGTGATTCTGGGCTGGCTGCCGACATCCACGGCAATCACGATATCCGCACCTAGACTTTTCGCCGCCCGTACCGGAATTGGGCTGACCAACGTGCCATCCACATATTCCCGTCCATTAATGCGAACCGGTTGAAACACCCCAGGGATACTGCTTGAGGCACGGACCGCAATACCGGTATTGCCGGTGCGGAATACCACCTCCTGGCCCGAGTGCAAATCGGTAGCCACCACCGCGAATGTCTTGTCGAGTTTTTCAATTGGCCGGTTATTCAGCGCCTTATTCACAAAATTTTGCAGGGATTCACCTTTAATGAATCCGCGGTCTGGAAAAACCAAATCGCCCACGCTGTCCTCATTTATTTTCATAGCGATTTTCTGCAGTTCGTCGCCGCTGTAACCGCCGGCATATAATGCGCCGGCAAGGCTGCCTGCGCTGGTTCCCACCACAATTTCAGGCATGATGCCCTGCGCTACCAATGTTTCGATGACACCGACATGAGCAAATCCGCGCGCAGCGCCGCCGCCAAGAGCCAATGCTATCCGCGGGGGTGGCGGCGTCAAGGTCTCGGGAGCGGTTTCTGCCGGCTTGGTTTCTGCGGCGCTTGGTTTTTCAGGCGCCTGCTGCAACAGGGTGCAGCCGCATAACAGACACGAGAGAACCAGGGCCGGGTATCTAACGGAATAAAACATCGCCCGGGTAGTTACAATTCACCAGGTCAACCGCCATTAAGGCAGCATGCGCTGAAACACTCCGTCCTTTTCCAACAACAGATGCCCCAGCGCGCCGGCAATATGGATGGCGACCAAGGTTATGAATAAATAAGAGGTATAGACGTGGATTCGGTTAAACAAATAATAGATGGCTTTGTCGTCCCACCCAAGAACCGGCAGCAGGTAGCCAAAAAATCGGATTCCGTACTTGGTAAAATTCGATTCAATAAAACCGCTCAGCGTCATCGCCACCAAGCAAATATAGAACATGAAATGATTGGCCTTTATGGCCTTGACTTGCCAATCAGCAATTATGACCGGCAACGGGGGTGCCGCATGGGTCAGTCGCCAGCAGATGAGCCACACCAGGGGTATTGCAGCGACCAGCCCTATGGATTTATGCAAATTATAAAAATAGGCCACCGGCGGGGTGCCTTTGGGAATTCCCACCATATGCCAGCCAACACCGTAAAGCGTGAAGACCAGAACCACAAGCGACCAATGCAGCGCAATTGCAGTTGGCGGATATTTAGCCGGAGCCGAATTCACTTGAGAATTTAATAAGAGCCGAAGGCGAAAATTTAGTCATTTGCAATTGTACAGACCTAATGGTGCGATGCCGTTATTTTTACGCCGACTTCGACCCTGCTTGGAAAACAGATAAAACGGCCAATTGGTATCGTTAGAGTTAATGGGCGCGCCAATCAGCAGCCTAAGGCCTGTCCAAGCTTCCGACAGCCTTCGGATAGGTCACGACGCCCCACGGAATTTTCAGCCCTGAAATTATCTTTACGGGCTCATAGGTTTTTGCGTCGACGACATAGAGATTATTTGATCGGCCGCATGCGACAAGAATCCGCGCATCATCGGGAGTAAAGCTGAAGTGCCAGCATCGGGCCCCAATCGGAATGTTCTTGATGAGAGAAAAGTTCTTGGTGTTGAACACCTGCAGCTGCTTGGAGCGCGCGGCGGCCACAAATAGCCGTTTGCCTTGACGGTCAAAAGCGAGTCCGTAGGGTGCGTCGCCCGTCGGCACGGTCTTTATAATATCCAACTTGCGGCTAAGAATGAGAAGTTTGTTAGAAAACTCCAAAGTAACGGCATACATTTTCCCGTCCGGCGATACCTTGATACCTCGGGGCCGGTTGCCATATTTGGTTGTATCGATAGTCTTGACCAGTTTGCCATTTGAGATATTGTAGACCGTAACAGTATTATCCCCTTCGTTCGTCACCAACATAAGCTTCCCGTCAGGCGAAAATTCAATGCCCTCCGTTTCGGGGCCGCTGAGCATGGTTTCGATGAGCCGCCAGTTTTCAAGATCGAGAACCGCAATTCCGGCAGGCTTCTTCTGCTCTTCCTTCCCGGATTTTTCGCCCTGCTCGCCCTCTGGGGCGCCTTCCCCCGCACTGGGCTCATAGCTCACATATGCGCGATTGTGATACACACGAATGAACTCCGGATTTTTACCTATCGCTATATGCTTTACCGCTTCGCGCGTCGCAGTATCGATGACCGATATGTTGCCGCTATCCTTGTTGGCGGTGAGTACGTATTTTCCGTCTGGCGTTATGCCAATTCCGCGCGGCTCCTTGCCTTGAATATCGATCGTCGCGACGGGCTCCAAAGTATCAAGATCAATCACCGTAACGCCGTCTTGTTGATTCGATACATAGGCAAAAGGCGCGGCGAATGCCGGGACGGTGATGAATGCAGCCAACAGCACAACTGTTTTCAGCATGCGATAGACCCCTTATCATAAACAGACGCGGCTAAAAGCATCAGCCGCGCCAATAATACGACAACCGCTTTGGGAAAAGTTCCGCTTACAAAACAAAAGCGGCGCCTTTGGGGAGCGCCGCTCAAATTTACAGAGTCGAACTTCGATCAGAAGAACAGAATCGCGCCAAGTGAGAACTGGTGCGACGCGTTCTTGCCGCCGCCAGCTGCCGTCGCTCCGGTCGCCTGGCTGCTTGAGTGGATGTCGTCATACTCTTCCACCAGGGTGATCGACTTGGTCAGACTGTATTGCAGCATTTGCGTACGCATGCGGTTGAAGTTAACCAGCGTCGCGGCGTTTGCGGCGTTTTCGTCCGCCGCATACGTCAAACGGCTGAAGCCATAGCTAAACCCGGGTTTCCACTTGCCGAAAGCGTGTTGCACCTGGATATAACCGCCATCCGAGTTGCGCTTGTTGCCGGCAGCATCGATACCTTGGCAAAACAGGCAGGTTGTACCCACGCCTCTCGCCTGATAGAAATAGATCACCGGCTCGAAGCCATAAACATTGCCTTTGATACCCATATCGCCCGCAAGCGCGGTAAAACCATTATTGATGGTTGGACCTACGCCATCCGCACTGTTAAGGGTGGATCTTTGCATCATACCGCTCACCCATAAGTGAATGCTTTTTATATCTTCGTTCACATTGAAATCATACGTGCCCTTCGCTTGGAACATGGGCAACGTATGGCCGGAAGCAGTCTGTCCCCCGAGAAGACCTGAATACATGGTGAGGGGCTGGAAGATACCTGCTGAAACCTGGGCTCCGTCCCAGCTCGGGCTAATGTAAGTGATTTGCGGAATCCAGTCGGCGTAGATGTAACCAAAACCAATACGCCCCAAAGTGGTGGTTCCCGGCGCGTTCGCGGTAGTAAATGTGGAGTTGCCACCGACACCCAGCAAGGTCATATCGCTCAATATCGCGTCAGAGGCGAAAAGACCCAGGTCGCGACCAAACTTGAAGGTCCCCATGTCTTTGTCGCCGAACGTCAGGAAGTTTTGCCGCATGTTGATTTGCGAAAGCGACAGGGCACTGTTACCGGGAGAGTTAGAAATACCGGGGTAGAAACCGGCGGTAATTCCGATATCAAAACCTTCCTGCATGGTCTTGGCTGAGAATACAAATGCCGAAGGCAACAACCCGCTGTTGACCTGGGAGGCATTAGAGCCTTGCGAAGACGGAATCGGAGCCGCGCATGCCAAGCCACCCACGACCACGTTGGCATTGTTATCGCAATGAGTGTAGGTATAAAACGCATTGACTTCGCCGCTAAACGACAAATCCCAGTCGCCTGCCTTAACATTAAAGGCATGTGCAGCGCTCGCGCCACACAACGCGAAGGCACCCGCTACGGCCATGCTTAGCTTCTTATGCTTTACCATATTCTTCCTCCTTAAAAGTTGAATGACTCGCGCTTAATTACTAGAGCAATCGTGCTCTATTTGAAATCACGATGTCAAGTCCAAAAGCAACAGACTAAATTTATTGTTGCGAAAAAGATACATTTTATTGAATAATCCTTATGTTACTTTGGCTTAGCTTGATACTCGCTAGCAATTCTCATGCCATAATTTTTCCGTGGATAATGCAGATCGCCGATTTGCTAGGCATTTGTGGAAACAAAGAAAAAATATATCCACCTTGCGCCAATGCTGCAAGGGCTCGGGATGGCGTTCAAGGAGCGTGACATTGTGTAACTGTTAGTGGATACCATAGTGGCGTAAGCTGATAAACCGGCTTGTTATCTGGGAATCACTCATCAGGCGGGAAACCAGTTAATAAACTCTCTTGGGAAAGCCTGATCTGCGCGAAATCCTAACGTCATTTAACGAGCTCGGGACGATCGGAGTAAGCATGAATCACTTTCGGGAATCGGGACGCGGAGACGTATGACTTAAGGAAAACAGTTACCATGTCCCAGCCAAAATCACTCAAGCGCCTGATGCTCTTCTATGCGCTCGGCTACTTGTTGCTCGTGCTTGCCAGCGGCGCGCTCGGCGGTGCCGGGCTATACCTTTGGCACCAGTCGTCTGAAGAATCGCTGCGCATCAATTCCATGGTGGGAGAAATTCAGGAAATGCGGGGCAACCTCTATCGCCAAGTCAAAGAGGTGTTCGATGCGGTTTTTTTAAGCGACA from Burkholderiales bacterium includes these protein-coding regions:
- the can gene encoding carbonate dehydratase encodes the protein MGTLNHLFQSNKAWASRITRQDPEFFRKLSRQQSPAYLWIGCSDSRVPANEIVGLLPGELFVHRNVANIVVHTDLNCLSVMQFAVDVLKIKDIIICGHYGCSGVKAALRQERLGLIDNWLRHVQDIRQKHEARLAGLSDDAVRCDRLCELNVVEQVTNVCQTTIVRDAWARGQELEVHGWIYGLHDGILRDLNVTTANLHETAPTYRAAIAALS
- a CDS encoding methyltransferase — protein: MRASEKSLSSARIIDLGLGFWPAKILLSAVELGLFTTLNNKSLTGEKLRDILGLHPRAVPDFFDALVALHLLDRDGEGPQALYRNTEESRLFLVRNSPEYMGGILEMANERLYRFWGDLTEALKTGKPQNEIKHTGESMFRRLYSDPKRLEHFINAMSSISTPNFRALSEKFDFARYNILCDIGGAAGKLSIIVARRHPHLRCITVDLPVVTPIAKREIAAAGLSSRVSAESIDIFSEPLPAADVITMGLILHDWNLEKKMQLIRAAFNALPPRGALVVIENLIDDARRENAFGLMMSLNMLIEFGDAFDYSAADFFGWCRSVGFREMEVIPLAGPASAGIAHK
- a CDS encoding GGDEF domain-containing protein, translated to MLLHVSQIQAEMKSSAMEMLSALEKEPRSFWVIVGSALLCSIGIADFLTGIEISFSLFYLIPIALITWFTTARLGIMFAFAGAIVWLIADLAAGSLHAAPFVYIWNSAIRLGFFALTVGSLDLIKTLEREKNIARIDYVTGLLNTRYFHDLAQREINRSSRSRNPFTTAYIDLDNFKAVNDSLGHAAGDKVLCSVADCMQRHLRKTDIVARIGGDEFAIFLPEIGSTLAKPVISKMHNKLLEEMQKNNWPVTFSIGVLTFTETPSSVKEALHMVDQMMYSVKNKGKNNITFATHPTQRLSIAKELGRYEA
- a CDS encoding cupin domain-containing protein produces the protein MIDFQACLRNMDERKIQSDWSKRGYSFGVWIDPPGQVWEGYVHDSDELLLLVEGQIELAFLGESFSPKIGEEVLIPAGVSHTVRNIGNSANCWYYGYKNR
- a CDS encoding secretin N-terminal domain-containing protein, which translates into the protein MTGFFTALILCPPLSVWAEQLELEVITLKHRTAQDVLPVVQPFVNRAGGTVTGLQNQLIIRTTRANLAEVKQMLAAIDTIPRRLLVTVKQDNGLSATQGSAQLSGTAASGNARVVVPPATRSSRGLIVERQQSGNSLRAEVQGSVSHSDETNVQQLQVLEGREAYIQVGQSVPMPVETVVQTPQGAQVIKSSQFREAATGFYVRPRVSGELVTLEVSPQRERVGPDGTVIAQRIASVISGRLGEWMGLGGIAESQTLQNSGLASRDSERNSIQNRIYIKVDEIR
- a CDS encoding patatin-like phospholipase family protein, with amino-acid sequence MFYSVRYPALVLSCLLCGCTLLQQAPEKPSAAETKPAETAPETLTPPPPRIALALGGGAARGFAHVGVIETLVAQGIMPEIVVGTSAGSLAGALYAGGYSGDELQKIAMKINEDSVGDLVFPDRGFIKGESLQNFVNKALNNRPIEKLDKTFAVVATDLHSGQEVVFRTGNTGIAVRASSSIPGVFQPVRINGREYVDGTLVSPIPVRAAKSLGADIVIAVDVGSQPRITKVDDTIDILLQTFSIMSRSMSAYELAEADVVIRPNVANIGATDFDQKQAAIIEGEKAALAAIPEINKKISEYETHWLQKAQHKH
- a CDS encoding cytochrome b, translating into MNSAPAKYPPTAIALHWSLVVLVFTLYGVGWHMVGIPKGTPPVAYFYNLHKSIGLVAAIPLVWLICWRLTHAAPPLPVIIADWQVKAIKANHFMFYICLVAMTLSGFIESNFTKYGIRFFGYLLPVLGWDDKAIYYLFNRIHVYTSYLFITLVAIHIAGALGHLLLEKDGVFQRMLP
- a CDS encoding beta-propeller fold lactonase family protein, coding for MLKTVVLLAAFITVPAFAAPFAYVSNQQDGVTVIDLDTLEPVATIDIQGKEPRGIGITPDGKYVLTANKDSGNISVIDTATREAVKHIAIGKNPEFIRVYHNRAYVSYEPSAGEGAPEGEQGEKSGKEEQKKPAGIAVLDLENWRLIETMLSGPETEGIEFSPDGKLMLVTNEGDNTVTVYNISNGKLVKTIDTTKYGNRPRGIKVSPDGKMYAVTLEFSNKLLILSRKLDIIKTVPTGDAPYGLAFDRQGKRLFVAAARSKQLQVFNTKNFSLIKNIPIGARCWHFSFTPDDARILVACGRSNNLYVVDAKTYEPVKIISGLKIPWGVVTYPKAVGSLDRP